The Gallus gallus isolate bGalGal1 chromosome 33, bGalGal1.mat.broiler.GRCg7b, whole genome shotgun sequence genomic sequence ACATTTTGCTGAGGGCATGCTTGAtgtcctggttcctcatgctgtagataatAGGATTCAGTGTTGGAGGAACAACTGAATACAGAAGTGCCACCACCAGGTCAAGGGATGGGAGGGAAATAGAGAAGGGCTTCAGGTGGGCAAACAtgacagtgctgagaaacagggagaccacagccaggtgagggaggcacgtggagaaggctttgttccgtccctgctcagagggcatcctcagcacggccctgaaaatctgcacataggagaagagaatgaaagcaaagcaccCAAATAAGACAAGGGCACTTATTACATTAAGCCCAACTTCCCTGAGATAGTATTCTGAGCAGGcgagcttgaggatgtgggggatttcacagaagaactgatccacagcattgccttggcacagaggcagggaaaatgtattggcagtgtgcaaCAGGGAATTAAGGACCCCAGTGccacaggcagctgctgccatggtggcacaagctctgctgcccagcagggtcccgtagtgcaggggcttgcagatggcaacgtagcggtcataggacatgatggtgagaagggagtactctgctgagatgaagaagagaaagaaaaagacctgtgcagcacatcctgcgtaggagatgtgcctggtgtgccagagggcattggccatggctttggggagagtggtggagatgcagcccaggtcgaggagggcgaggttgaggaggaagaagtacatgggggtgtgcaggcggtggtcgcaggctacggctgtgctgatgaggccgttgcccaggagggcagccaggtagatgcccagcaagagccagaagtgcaggagctgcagctgccgcgtgtctgccaacgccaggaggaggaactcgctgatggagctgctgttgggcatctgtggttcctgggcatggagtcctgttcagagtgcagaagataatgacaagtTTACATCATTCTCAGAGGCGCTCCTCCTGCTACACTCAGAAAGTCCATTTAACTCCATAACATGAGTTTATTTTCGTGAGCTTCAGCGTCATGTAAGAAGCAAATGCTTAAAGAGCTTTCCTTTCCTAATCATTACTTTCCTAATCATTTCCTAATCATATCCCAGCCTCTTGGATATTTTCCTCCAAGGAGCTGTTTCTACATATCTTATCTTTACCCCAACTGCTCTAAGAGCCCCTAACCTCAACTTCTATGCACTAAAATTTCTGTTAGAGAAAATGCCTATTAAGAGGCGAAGTGCATAATTCATGTTTGCAGGGAATGACGACAATTTCAGCTGGTGCTGTCctttgggagaggagaggctgaaagcactTTAGGAGGTTGTTCATATAACAGCACACTGAGAAAGGTACAATTGAGAATTCTCTATTGATTAAAGTAAGATTCAGGAGTCTCAGAGATGTGTTCAAAGTTGACAGGTCCTTTTAGATTTCAGCCTCCcatccttttctcttccctaaggatataaaagaaaaatccctgccctgtctctcctcttgcaaagtgctcttggaaacattTTCGTTTGCAGCATAtctgtgatccccctgccccagacagcagctgtggcagcagaaggcccctgccctgccctgctggggggctccttccccccacacgtctccccgcagcgccctgggcagctccccgggcaggctgagtgctgagcctggcaggcggcagagtccctgccccggcacacagcccctggggcacagcagggaccctgctctgcaccacagccctgggcacccggctgcacccccggctgcacagcctgcagccgtcctgggacacgcagccctcagggctgtgctctgatgctgcagcacagaagccctCATCTGGAACAGTAGTCTTTTTCCAGAGTAAGAAAACATGAAGTACCTTCAGCCAGATCTGCTATGGGATATCCCTGATTCAGTGATCCCTCCTGGAAAAACAGCTTCATTGCCTACTGCAAGAGACTTACCCTGTCAAGCACTGTGAGCAGtgctcctccagtgagctcacatCCTACTCACACTGTACACATCCtgtaatttctttctcctttctcttctatctTCGTGTCACCTGCAGATCATGCCTATAGCCCTGCTATGCTTTACAGAAGTGCTCCTCCTGTGCACAGCTGTCTCTCCGCAGCGCTGCCCTCTTGTATGAGCttcctgtgtcccaggagcctgGCCCAGCTCTGCAACAGAGGCGGTGATTTCCTTCCCTCTGGAGATGTCCATGGGTCTCCATGGCTGACTGCTTCTGCCAGGCAGCAGGGTCATCACTGAATCAGATTCACAAAATCATGGAAAGGCTTAAGTTGGAGGGGACTTGAAAGATCACCTTCTTGCtactcccctgccatgggcattgtttccaaccaccagatcaggttgcccagcattccatcctacctggccttggatgcctccacAGATGGAGCATCCATAGCCtctgtgagcaacctgatcgaGAGTCTCTCCACCTTCAGAGTAAAAAGTTCTTCCTAACTtctaacccaaatctcccctaTTTTAGTATAATGTAATTTGCCTTTGTCCTGTCAATATCAGACCACGTAAAATGTCAGTCCCCCTCTGTCATATTCTGGAATGCTGCAAGGGGGTCtctcagagccttttcttctccaacctAATGAAatccaactccctcaacctgtctccataggagaggtgctccagccttttgCTCATatttgtagccctcctctggacctgctcacacagctccacACCCCTCCTGTACTGGGGTCCCAGGCTCAAAGACAGtcctccaggtggggcctcatgagggcagggcagagggggGACAGTCTCCTCCctatccctgctgccacccctctgttggtgcagcccaggatacaggcGGCGTTCTGGGCTTCAAGCGCATACTGCTTCCTCatatccagcttttcatccatcattGCAGAACACACTTTGAATTCAGTTCAGTTAGTCACCAATTGTCCATTGGATGGAAGCTGATTCCAGAAACATGTTTGGTCCTATCAGAGCATGTTTGCTTAGTAGAGGTGTAAACGCATCATCTGGAAACCTCTGCCCATGGcccttaaaaaaaggaaaccctGGGCTTAAAATGGGATTTAGCTCCACATGGACCCATGGGAGATGGGAGTCCTCTTTGTTCGGTTCCAGTGTGTGCAATAAATTGTCTGCTTACGCATGTTTCTTTTGAGTCCTTGGTCTTTATTCAGTGGTTGTGAAACAATTGCTCACCCAGAGGCACTCACAGGTGACCAGAGTGCCTGGGGAGGTCCACACAGGACCATGGGAGCTGGGAGTCCTCTTAGTTGAGTTCAGTTGCATAGAGTGAGGTTCCTGTGTGTGAGCCCTCATCTGAATCCCTGCTCTTTATTCAGCATTGActcagttgctcacacacatgCTCAGTGAAGATGAGGGTGCCTGGGGTGGTCCTTCCAGTGTGTGAGTGCCTGCTAGATGCGGTGGAAgatctctgagatagacacctccttcctgagcatcagctgggGTCCAGAATGGAGTTATTCTTGACCATCCTAAATGTCATCAGATCTCCGAGTAACGGGCACCTGAGAGTGTCCCCATGGAGCATGCAGAGTTATTCAGCCAACCAGATGGGTGAGCTCACCAGAGGAAGAGTCAGATCTTTCTCTATCCCCCATCTATTGCATATTCCAGAGCTTAAGGCATTACAAAGCTGTGACACACCTACATTCTCTCACTGATGACACCTTCCTTTGTTCTGGGCTCTCCTTTGCATGGCAGTTCCCTGGGGTCTCCAGCACACCTCAGCCAGATGGCAAATGCAGCTCAGgaccttcaggaaagccatgccaTGGTAGTGTCAGTGATTACTGGACAACTGTGAGCCCCACAATGGGCCTAGTACCTCTGTGCCACCTTCTGAATACCAGTACCGTGCTGTAGATATACGGCCCAACCAGGCTAAATCAAATAATGTTTCTGGAATGGGACTCTTTCTGAAGTGTCTTTACACTAAGGAGAAGACAACAAACATTAACTCAGCGAGCTCAAAATCTCTGTGCATTTGCAGGCCCAGAGTCTTATTTGGCTCACAGAGACATGGTGGCATGGTTCCCACCTCTGAGCTGTAGCAAAGGGGGGTGCAGACTCTTTCTGCTGGATGGTCAAGGAAGTCGAGGAcaggctgctgccctctgtgagagtgcactgagctctgcctgggggaGGCAGAGGAGCCAGCTGAGAACTGATGGAAATGGCTTAAAGAGGAGACGGGCAGCatctgttccttccttcctgatcaggaagaacAAGAGGAAGGGGACAGGGATGTGTCTGAGTTACAACTGGGATGGAACTGTTTTCTTCACGCTGCCTGGTATGATGCAATGTTTTGGttgtaggagaaaaacaacattgttAACACTCTGATGTTTATATCTGCAGCTAAGCAGTGTAGTACAGAGCCTGGGCCACTGTCAGTGGAGGGCCCAAGGATCTGAGAAGGAAcagaatgaggacagctgactgaaagTGGCCAAAGGGACGTTCCGTACCATCTGACAGCAAGCGGAAGGAGTACTGAaaggggtgggagttcatctctctctcttctgctgcccaGGGGCCAGCTGGGCATTGGTTAGAGGGTGGTGAGCAagtgcttgtgcatcacttgctatgtacttttatatatatatgtatatatagtcataactattgctcttttccttttatctctCTCAGTAAATAGGTTTATTTCAACCGACGGGTTGTACTTTGCTTTTTCCAAAgtctcttccccatcccactgggaagggggcaCTGCGCAAagcactgtgtggtgctgagccaccagATGGGTTAAAACTCCACAGTCATTTTGACACCTGATGTGGGGCTCCAAGTGCTGATATAACAGCAGACCTGTCCAGAGCAAGTTAACACAGGGCTCTGTGGTACTTGTATGGATGCTGGCAGTGATGCTGATTGTTTCCCTATTTAAGGGGCTCGTTGAGTCCTCTCATgaaactgcactgcacagctccctgcttgctgcttgttttccccTGCTGCACTGTTTCTCAACTCTGGGGGCTGATtagggattttattttgttgtgctgTTTGGCCTTGGCTTATATCATGATAAAACTGGCAGCTGACTAACGAAAGTTCTGTGCGTGTTGCAGTCTGCAGTCATCTTTGGGTTTTGGAAGTCATATTGTTGGTATGATCAGTAATTACACCCTTGGCTTTGTCTCCTCAGGGTGCCCGGCTATGGAGGAGACAAGGGAGGACACTTTCCAGCAGTCCTTCGTCCtccctttcatttctccttctttccctagAGCTCGTGAGCTAGTTACAACAGCTCCTGAGAACTCTGACTATACGTGGGATATTCAAACCAGCGTGCTCCCATTGCTACATCTTGGTACGGTTTTTCCGGTTATGTTTCAGATTAAACAACTATTCAAGAATATGATTGAGAGATCTGCCCCAAGGCGGGAGAGCTCTGCATGGCAGGGGGTGTGGGACGGTCTGGGCAGGTGCCTGGAGCAGTGGGCTACCCCAGGGGTTTGGAACTTCATTTCTGAGCAACTGTAGGATCCTGAGAAACTGGTAGAATATTTGGGGAAGGTGTGCTGTAGCCGTGCTAATTTGTGCTAAAGAGGCACAAAACATGGCAGCATGCCCGGAGTGCTACTGTAGAGACAACAGTGCTGTGGTGAGACACACAAGACCTTCAGGTCTGCACAAATGCAAGGACTTGAGAGCAGTGTGGCAGTGTAAAGGGACCAAGAATGAAAAGAGCATGTTGTGCTGCTGTCCATGGCTGTACCTCCCCAAGATCCAGGCaaggcagaaagagagaagagctaAGGAAAAGTAGTTTTTGCAAGCTTTTTTAGTGTCTTTTAACCTACTCAGGGAACCTGGTTCCATATTTACGTGAGCTCATGGtgtgagaaaatagaaagtagaTGGGAAATAAGAAGTGGAATGAATTGCAACATTTTTTTACAGATTACTGTATCACACttgcacaaacaaaaaaaatcaaacatacataaaatatgaagaagCATCAGTGGGAATCATGTGAGGAAGATGGGCACTTTATTGAAGCTGGAATAGTGCACATACTGCAACAGTTTGCTGAGGGCATGCTTGATCTtcttgttcctcatgctgtagataatGGGATTCAGTGTTGGAGGAACCACAGAGTATAGAAGTGCCACTGCCAGATCTAGGAATGGGGAGGATTGGGAGTGGGGTTTCACGTAGGCAAAAAAGCCCGTGCTGACTGACAGGGagagcacggccaggtgagggaggcacgtggagaaggctttgtgccgtctCTGCTCAGAAggcatccccagcacagccctgaagatctgcacataggacacaacaatgaagacaaaacacccaaatgataaacagagaatgaaaaggaGTAACCCAACTTCGCTGAGGTAggattttgagcaggagagcttgaggatctgggggatttcacagaagaactgatccacagcattgccttggcacagaggcagggaaaatgtgttGGCAGTTTGCAACACAGCAttgagaagcccagtgccccaggcagctgctgccatggtggcacaagctctgctgcccagcagggtcccgtagtgcaggggcttgcagatggcaacgtagcggtcataggacatgatggtgagaagggaatattctgctgagatgaagaagacaaagaaaaagagctgtgcagcacatcctgcgtaggagatggccctggtgtgccagagggcattggccatggctttggggagagtggtggagatgcagcccaggtcgaggagggcgaggttgaggaggaagaagtacatgggggtgtgcaggcggtggtcgcaggctacggctgtgctgatgaggccgttgcccaggagggcagccaggtagatgcccagcaagagccagaagtgcaggagctgcagctgccgcgtgtctgccaacgccaggaggaggaactcgctgatggagctgttgTTGGGCATCTGGTACATCTGGGCACCAGGACCTGTGTACTCAAGAACCTGTCCAAGGAGTAGAAAAGTTAGTGACAAATCATTCCACATGGGAAATGTTCGTTATGGTCAGTGATGTGAGCTACATTTCATGCAGTTGATTTTGCCATGAGCACCTGTGCCCTTTTTCTCTCGCGGATGCAGCCTTGTCCCTGTCTGCACATTGGGAGCGTGGTGGTGCTGTGGTGATGTTCTGTCCAGAATTTGTCAGGTGAAATCACTTCTAATGTAGAAGTGCTTGTCAGCATCTGCATTACTAACGCCAGAAATATGGAGGTTGAAAAGAAAcgttttaatgatgttttttttcctgcacagtcTGTTCCCACTCACCGTGGTCAAGGAGTGTTCAATGAATTCAGAAATcctgagcagttctgctgcacACATCATGAATGGCAGTGAGAGATGAGAGGCAAAGGGATTCACTGCTGCTTAGTGCAGGGTAAGGGGAGCTGGTTGTGCTTGTTTCCACACACTCTGAACTTGCAACTGTTGGAGACAAAGGGAGAATGTTCTCCCATGTTACCCTGAAAAGAAGGCAGaccctgctgagagcagtggtAACCACTGCCCATCACAGAATACCCACTCTTTCTCAGGGTCCTGAGCAAGGTCTCATCACCACAAATCTGGCAAACGACTCCTACAATTCATTTCACCACCCCCAGAGCATTTCCTTGCATATAGCATCTCTCCCCTTCGTCCCTGCACATTGATCTCGATCCTGTGGGAAAAATTGGCATTCTAGAGGTCAGCTCACAGCTCTCAGGAACACTTCAAGGAGATGTGTCCCAGTGGTGGCATCTTATTAAGGGAAAGCAaactccttcccagcctcacagactgcactgcccacagccccaggcagtcACTCTCAgcccctgtgcactgcagagggcGATGGACACATGCctggggagatgctgctctgctctgctgcagctctggctgcacagGAGGCATTGGATCCCACGGTCATGAGATCAGAGATCTTCCTGCATGGGAGCTTGCTCGGAGGAAGGTGCCTGCACTGAAGGGAGTAGCATGGGTTTTTCAAGTGAAttcttcctctggaaaaaaTTGCTGTTCTTACTTTCCTCTCATTCCCTGATCATAACCCTGTTGCCTGCAGATTTTCCTTGCTGGAGATGTTTCCCTGTTCCATGTCTTGTATCTTTCTGTGCTTACAGACAAGTGCCCAGAATGTGTGCATTCCTATTTGCTGTTCAGAACCCATCCTGCTTGCAGAGCATTCTCTGGGTGCATGTTCATGTTTGCAGGTATAAAAGGGAACATAAGGGAACCCCAGTGAGTCCAACAATGTAAATATCTGCTTACAGTGAGAGACTGAATGCACTTGAAGATTCTCACTCGATGTAGTCCAACACAATTAATCCTTTTCTCTATCACCCTCTACATCTTTACCCTCTGCTtgaagcaggaagcagaaaacatggCAGAAAATCCCTCCTTTAGCCTTCATAGTGGAAGGTCACCAGTGGTGCAGGGCACTTCTCCctgcagcgccctgggcagctccccgggcaggctgagtgctgagcctggcaggaggcagagtccctgccctggcacacagcccctggggcacagcagggaccctgctctgcaccacagccctgggcacctggctgcaccaaaatggcacagcctgcagccgtcctgggacacgctgccctcagggctgtgctctgatgctgcagcatgGATACACTCAGTTGAAGGAGGATTTTCTCCACAATAAGCAAACACGGTGTGTCTTCAGCCTTATCTCCTCAGGGTTGTCACAAATTCAGTGATCCCTCAGGAAATGTGGCTGCATTGCCTGTAGCCAgagacttaccttgtcaagagctgtgagcaatcttcctccagtgagctcacagcctgctcacactCTTTTCTCTTCTATCCTCATGCCATCTGCAGAACGCACCTCCAGCActgttgtgctgtgcagaagagctgctcctgagTACAGccatctctctgcagcactgcccacttgtaggagctccctgtgtcccaagagcccagcccagctcagcagcagaggatgtcattttttcctccccactcatctcccctgagacgtccctgggtctccatgggCAACAGCTCcagaaagacaacagcatcgTGACTGTATttggaaatctgctgcattaaccTTCAAATGTCCAGTTGACAGTGACCAATTCCAGACACATGGTTAGTCCTaccagagagtgtttgctgtaacaaaaaAGGCGCACAGAACGGGACAGGGAGGAGTGAGACCAACAGTGTCTGTTtctggcttcctgatcaggaagagcaaaTAGAAGGTGCGCTGTACAGACAGATAGGAGCCTCATGTTGTCAGGCCTTTGTCCCCTTTGGGGGCCCTTTTCACTGTAGTGTTTTCTGCAAGGACAGCACTGCAGGCCATACACCATCCAGGACATCCCTGGAGGGCACAAATGGTAGCATCCTGACCATGCCATAGAGGAACCCaaaaggagaggtgctctgctggATCTCATACTCATCGGCAAGGAAGGGCTGGTGGGAAATGTGAAGGTCAAAGGGAACCTAAGCTGTGGTGACCATGGTACTGTGGAACTGAGGTGTCTGAAAGGAGGGCAAAAGACAAACTCACACCTTTGGGCTTCAGCAGAGCAGACCTAGGCTTGTTCAAGTGTCTGTCGGGTATAGTCCGGCAGGGTAAGGCTCTCAGCTGAACAGGGTCAAAATATGTGGTAACTATCCAAGGATCACATCTTCCAAGCAGAATCAGTCCATTCCAAGGAAGAGGAAGCCAAATAAAGATGTCAGAAGTCCTGCAGGAATGGTAATGGACTGACCTGGTCAAACCCAAACACAGAAGGGAAGcatacaggcagtggaagcaagaaGAGGTCagctggcagcaatgcagagacttTGTCCAGCGTACCTGCTGAGGTGAGCTTAGGAACGTTAAAGTTCATCTGCAATTCAATGTGCCCAGGCATATCACAGACAAGAAGGGCTTGTAGAAGTGTGTAGGTGACtaaaggaaggctggggagaatGTGGGCCCAGAGTAGAATGGGCcagggaacctggtgagacaggacGTGGAAAAGtctctgatactcctttccttcccgACCTCATTGTTGATTAGTTGGACTGGGCTTCTTGTGatcctaggtgccagagacagTTGGGAAATGTTGGTGCAAGACAGGTGAAAAGGAGGTGATCAGGGAATACCTAAGCAAACCGGATCCTGAgtgacaggaatcacagaacccTTCAAGggcctgggttggaagtgaccttaaagaccatccagttccaactcccttgctgtgggcagagctgtcaTGCGGTAGATCTGGATGCCTGGGGCCATTGACATGTGCAACATCTCTAGGGATGTGTCACCCACTATTTCTTTGTGATTCCAGTTACACACCTGGTCCATGCCCCACATCATGATATTAGGAATGGTTGGAGTGTGTTTCAAATGTCTAATGTCAGGTCACCCAGTGAGGCTCTGCAGTCTCTGCCCATGGAggttttcaaaatgcatcagGAGCAAATGCTGAACAACTTGGTCTGTCCCTCTTTGTCCTGGGTTGGACTGCAGACATCCCCCAGGTTCCTTTTCAGCCTGGGTTACCTTGTGATCCTATGTCCTCATGGCCTATTGCTGATGGGAAGAGAGTAGATGTTTCCAGAGCATGAAGTGTCCTGTGCTGCATGTGACCATAGAAAACAAGGTCTGAGAGCATGAAGAGAGATCAGAACCACAGTGTGACTCCGTCAGTGCAAAGACTGAGAGATGTCACAGAAGGTTCTGGGCAGGGAAGACTGAAAGATGTTCTTGTcaataaaactgaagcaaagttTGAAGGCAAAGatagaaatgagcaaaaatgtGTTAACGCACTTCTCAAGTTCAGAAATACTCctaagttctttttctttttaatttgtaacACCAGTCTTTGCGGcgattttatgtattttttctaattataatttatttttcagaatggaCAGTGCTTTCCAGAACTGTGTTTGCGCGACAGATGTCTTCAGGTACAGGGACACAGACAGCGGTGCCAGAgccaatgccctgtgactaatgcccagCGTCCTccgctgctctaccctgctgcgTATTTGATGTTCTTCATCCTCCAGGGATCTCCAGCTCTCCTTAACATATGACCATGCTGAAGGTCATGCTTTCAGCTGGCCATCTGGACACACGCTCTTCCCACTGCCctccacatttccccatcccttgctcTTTGTTCACTCAGATACTTAACAGCTATCTGGTTGAACTGTTATCTTCAAGGAGATTACtggaacctgctccatctctccatagtctgatggactctcttgtCAACTCCTTCACTGTGACTATATCtatcttttcctccctctgtctaactcatttcttgtacaaaTATTCCCTGTGAAAGACAAAGCTCAGTAGAT encodes the following:
- the LOC121107956 gene encoding olfactory receptor 14I1-like: MYQMPNNSSISEFLLLALADTRQLQLLHFWLLLGIYLAALLGNGLISTAVACDHRLHTPMYFFLLNLALLDLGCISTTLPKAMANALWHTRAISYAGCAAQLFFFVFFISAEYSLLTIMSYDRYVAICKPL